A single Argentina anserina chromosome 7, drPotAnse1.1, whole genome shotgun sequence DNA region contains:
- the LOC126803323 gene encoding 3-ketoacyl-CoA synthase 1: MENNANSIEMDKERLTAEMDFNKDSSSAVIRIRQRLPDFLQSVKLKYVKLGYGYSCNPATILLFLVIAPLFASFLVQLTGVDITRFVAEVWTNQAVRLESMDAATRLAGSGLVLFFLALYWSKRSTPIYLVNFSCYKPDEERKMSMEAFLKMTEETGAFSQESIEFQRRISNRSGLGDETYLTPAITSKPPKLSVDEARAEAESAMFGALDSLFKKTGVRAKDIDILIVNCSLFNPTPSLSAMIVNHYKLKTDIKSFNLGGMGCSAGLISIDLAKDLLKALPNSYAVVVSFESITLNWYFGNDKSMLLPNCIFRSGGAAVLLSNKPKDRSRSKYELVHTVRTHKGSDERSYRCVYQREDEKGKVGVSLARELMAVAGDALKTNITTLGPLVLPFSEQFFFFVTLIRKKILKAKVKPYIPDFKLAFEHFCIHAGGRAVLDEIQKNLDLTERHMEASRMTLHRFGNTSSSSLWYELAYAEAKGRVGRGDRIWQIAFGSGFKCNSAVWRAIRPVVEGDPMGNPWMDCIDRYPVKVPVAL; encoded by the coding sequence ATGGAGAACAACGCTAACAGTATAGAGATGGATAAAGAGAGACTTACGGCCGAGATGGACTTCAACAAGGACTCCTCCTCCGCCGTCATTAGAATCCGGCAGCGCTTGCCGGACTTTCTACAGTCCGTTAAGCTCAAGTATGTCAAGCTTGGGTATGGCTACTCATGCAACCCAGCTAccattctcttgtttcttgtCATCGCGCCTTTGTTCGCTTCCTTTCTCGTTCAGCTCACGGGTGTCGACATAACCCGGTTCGTTGCCGAGGTCTGGACAAACCAGGCCGTCCGGCTCGAAAGCATGGACGCCGCCACCCGGCTCGCCGGTTCGGGCCTCGTTCTCTTCTTCCTTGCCCTCTACTGGTCCAAGCGGTCTACCCCAATTTACCTGGTCAACTTCTCGTGTTACAAACCTGACGAGGAAAGAAAAATGTCGATGGAGGCTTTTCTGAAAATGACGGAAGAAACCGGCGCCTTCAGCCAGGAATCCATCGAGTTTCAGAGGAGGATATCAAACCGGTCAGGTTTAGGCGACGAGACATACTTAACTCCGGCAATCACATCAAAACCACCAAAGCTGTCCGTCGACGAAGCCCGCGCCGAGGCAGAGTCTGCCATGTTCGGCGCGCTCGACTCTTTGTTTAAAAAAACCGGCGTCAGAGCGAAAGACATTGACATTCTCATCGTCAACTGCAGTCTCTTCAACCCAACTCCGTCGCTTTCCGCCATGATCGTCAACCACTACAAGCTCAAAACCGACATCAAGAGCTTCAACCTCGGTGGAATGGGCTGCAGCGCCGGCCTAATCTCCATCGACCTGGCCAAAGACTTGTTAAAGGCACTACCGAACTCCTACGCCGTAGTGGTCAGTTTCGAAAGCATAACCCTCAACTGGTACTTCGGCAACGACAAGTCAATGCTCCTCCCCAACTGCATCTTCCGCTCCGGCGGCGCCGCCGTCCTCCTTTCCAACAAACCCAAAGACCGGTCACGTTCCAAGTACGAGCTCGTCCACACCGTCCGCACCCACAAGGGCTCCGACGAGCGGTCCTACCGCTGCGTCTACCAGCGCGAAGACGAAAAAGGAAAAGTCGGGGTTTCACTTGCGCGTGAGCTAATGGCAGTCGCCGGCGACGCGCTGAAGACCAACATCACAACACTTGGGCCTCTAGTCCTTCCGTTCTCCGAGCAGTTCTTTTTCTTCGTGACGCTAataaggaagaagatattgaAAGCCAAAGTGAAGCCCTACATCCCGGACTTCAAGCTGGCCTTCGAGCACTTCTGTATTCACGCCGGCGGGCGGGCTGTGCTGGACGAGATACAGAAGAATCTGGACCTGACGGAAAGGCACATGGAGGCGTCGAGGATGACGCTGCACCGGTTCGGGAACACGTCGAGTAGCTCGCTGTGGTATGAGCTGGCGTATGCGGAGGCGAAGGGGCGGGTCGGGCGCGGGGATCGGATCTGGCAGATTGCATTCGGGTCGGGTTTTAAGTGCAACAGCGCGGTTTGGCGGGCGATCAGGCCAGTCGTTGAAGGGGACCCGATGGGGAACCCGTGGATGGATTGCATAGATAGGTACCCGGTCAAGGTGCCAGTTGCGCTGTAG